One segment of Ziziphus jujuba cultivar Dongzao chromosome 12, ASM3175591v1 DNA contains the following:
- the LOC107425365 gene encoding RING-H2 finger protein ATL73, whose protein sequence is MEIHHQINTYACKVEPSHMVAKTLRSRLQRLQLSIKFVYEVHHHYINISDSSELTSICENQEKNRHATFRCDMNDLLDNIAYGALCSKLFFLNIDSEKHNFIVQKIINCCRKTIGESVIDKNCAALFISVKISRNHLMYRCERCIAFQATVDSLMEEQNRNNNGMVPSSKLSIEKMLKRVRVVEEKEYSRKRMRTRSRLVSENETCMVCLEEFDKAETSRASCMPCSHVFHEDCIVTWLNHSHYCPICRFEMPTT, encoded by the coding sequence ATGGAGATCCATCATCAAATTAATACTTACGCTTGCAAAGTTGAGCCCTCTCATATGGTTGCAAAAACCCTTCGGAGTCGACTTCAGCGTCTTCAACTTTCAATCAAGTTTGTTTATGAAGTCCACCATCACTATATCAACATCTCAGATTCTTCAGAATTAACAAGTATTTgcgaaaatcaagaaaaaaatcGCCATGCAACCTTCCGTTGTGATATGAACGATTTGTTGGACAATATTGCTTACGGTGCCCTTTGTTCAAAACTTTTCTTTCTGAATATCGACTCAGAGAAGCATAATTTTATAGTGCAGAAAATTATAAACTGCTGTCGTAAAACAATTGGCGAGTCAGTGATCGACAAGAATTGCGCTGCACTCTTCATAAGCGTAAAGATATCAAGAAATCACTTAATGTACCGTTGCGAAAGATGTATAGCGTTTCAGGCTACGGTGGATTCGTTGATGGAAGAACAAAATAGGAACAACAACGGAATGGTACCATCATCGAAGCTATCGATTGAGAAGATGCTGAAAAGGGTTAGGGTTGTTGAAGAGAAAGAGTACAGCCGGAAAAGGATGAGAACAAGGAGTAGATTGGTGAGTGAAAACGAGACATGCATGGTATGTTTGGAAGAGTTCGATAAGGCAGAAACGTCACGTGCTTCGTGCATGCCTTGCTCTCATGTTTTTCATGAGGATTGCATAGTAACATGGTTGAATCATAGTCACTACTGCCCAATTTGCCGCTTTGAGATGCCTACAACTTAA